In the Trichoderma atroviride chromosome 4, complete sequence genome, CTCTTATCTTGTCTTATCTCTATCTGGTAAACCAAgctgttgtttttttatttttatttttttacctttttttgctttttgtttacttttctttccctctgTTTTTTGACAAGCCAACTTTTCGATTTTTTCTTGTGTATTGTACACTCTCATTCATTCTTCAATATGTctagcgaagaagaaaacttttGGCCCTCGACTAAAATTCTATATTTAGTCGCAAAAAATACAGAAAACATATTTCAAATTAAACTTGGACTGATACGTACTCCGTTTTATTTTCGCTTGTGACGCTttgcttatatatatatatatatatacttatatatgAACGTAGACCCCAGTATATATACACATACACCTCTTTGTGCGACTACCTAGAGAATAAACGTCTGGACCCTTTTGTCGTGTTGCGTCTACGGCTCTGCTGTCACCCCTTCTGGTTCAGCCGTGATAACAGACAAGAGGATGAATAGATTCCCTCCCACAGATACAAAATCTGTCGaaacatttttttctctcatctgtGAATAAGAAAtgataaaagaaaaagggggtaAAAAAAACATCATAGCACCATGCATAAACTGTACGCTCTCTCATACACTCTCATCATAAGCCTCATCTGTccaagggggaaaaaaagataggAAAATAAACCAGATTTGCCTATACTCCCTGAAACCCATCCTGATAATTTGTGCGccagacaaaaaaagaaaaagaaaaaaaaaaagtctgaAAACAGCCCCGTTTTACTTAAAGGGGGTGAgattctgctgctgataAACTCCCTCTGATgcgttgcttttcttttttttctctcattacAACGCCAAAACGTACATATTCAACCAAGAGATCAAGatcaaagaagattgaaaataaaaaacacgCTCTATTTTAAACGCCATCTTATGGGCGACCCATGGCTTGATATAGCCCCCCTCTCATGTTAGGCTCAACCATGGCCACATCAAGCGGCGTAGAGTCGCCAAAAGCCGCCGCAGAGTCTTGCACGTCGCGCTCATTCAAGCCATAGTCCATGTCAAGGTAGCTATGTTCCGTAAAGGACGAGAAATGGCCCAGGCCAGTTGTTGAAGGCGCTGAAGCCGAAGTTGCTGGGacttgctggctgctggcaaagTCAGAAGATGCGTGGCGAGCTGTCGGGGTATGGCCCGATTGGCTGCGCGAAATTGCCAGAGATGCTTGCTGTGATAAGCTGGCTGTGCGGGCGTCGTTGGAGCTCTGCCGTGCCATATTGGAATTGGAAGAAGACCCAAACGGCGAGGCTTGGTTGCTGCCGGTGCCTCTAGCAAAGCTACCACTATTGGTGGCTGCATGTCCTAGCTGGCCCGGCAGCTGCCTAGCCTGGCTATAGAAGCCTTGCGAGGACATGCTCGTTGGGCTGCTTCCGTACATCTGGCTCGGGGCTCTAGGTCTTGAAGACCCTGGTGGCATATGCTGAAGCTGTAGCGGAGGCCGCATCCCTGCATTCTGCGGATGAGGTCTCTGGGGTGCATACTGCTGAGACTGAGGCTGAGAttgaggttgaggttgaggctgcggctgcggctggtttTGAAGTGACTGAGTCTGAccctgaggctgaggctgtgTTGGTGACCGCTGCGAATGATGGTGGtgtggctgctgttgttgttgcaaaTGCTGTTGACTCGAGGCTTGTCTCACAGCAGCACTAGCATTAGCTAGCTGGGTATCAAAGCTGTTGGAAGCCATGGTTTGAGAGATGCTGTTGTAGCTGTTATTCAGAACAGGTGATGTGGTCATACCTACTCGGCCGGGCTGAGGGTCAATGTTATTGAAAATGGGGTTCTGAAGCGATTCTCGCGACACACGTCGGCGCTTCATGTGAGTCTGATCAGACGCAGTGTTATGTAGCGGAGTATCATCGCCTTGTCGCATATGCGATGAAGGGTCAGTTGCGGCGATTGTTGCCAAGGACTCTCTAGCGACCTGAGCCGGATCACccccctttctcttcttagGATGTGAGTGATTGTTGATGGAGCGAAATTGATCCAACGATTGCATTGCTGCTCCAGCCCAGCTACTTACAGCCGGGAACGCTGGCTGGCTTCCTTGAGGAGCACGGTTGGCTATGTGTGCGGCGTGCTGCGTTGTTGCGTTCTCTGGCAGCGGGGGTGAGGGATGTTGGTGCTGTTCTGGCCTGGGAGGCATCGTATTTGCAAAGGATGAAATATTATTCTGACCATCAGTTGCTTTGTGTGATAAAGGAGACTGTGCAATGGGATTGgaggttgaagaagcagGTAATAAAGCGTGAGGATTCTCTGAAGCCGCCTGGCCAGCTTCAGGAGTATTCTTTGGTCGATTTTTAGATCCTTTAGGGCGACCTCTCTTCTTGCCCGTTCCCGGAGTGCTCATGATGCTAGAATCAGGGTCAAGATGGCCTGGCATATCGCCATGATACGCAGGGTTAACGAGCCCATTTTGAGATTGCTCGACAGATCCATCGGGCCTTCTCCCCAGATCAGACTGGGATAACTGGGAGCCGCCTCCATCGACTTGGCTGGACGAATGCAGCGCCAGATCCGACTTTTTCATGCCTTTATCTATGCGAGGCTTGGAGCTTTTACTCCCCTTTGGCCGTCCTCGCGGTCTTTTGACAGGAGTCGCGGTAGCTTCACCAGTGACATTCTGCCCCTCTGGAGGATTGCGGGCAGGTTCGGATAGAGATGCTGTAGAGGCTGGCTGAGCAGGAGGAGCGGCGGTATTGGCGGAATCGGGTAAAGCTGGAGCCTGAGTTGGTGCGGATGCGGGAGCATCTAGAGCAACGACGGCGGtaggagcagcggcagaggctaTATCTGCGGTTTGCAAAGATGGGTGAAGCGCCAGCGCTGAAGGGTTCCCCTCGACTGGAGGGAATATCTCGGCGACCCAGCCGACAAAAATGGATCCCTGACCATTGTTGCGTCCGCTGTCTGGGAAGTCGAATTCGTGCGATGAAGGCGCGCCGGGAATGCCTCCAAAGTATGCCAGCGCTTTACACATCTgatccaccaccaccaaagGATTTAAGCTGCGCAGCAGAGTGAGGAGCCGAGCTTGCTCAGCTTTGGCTTCATGCGGTAAAGGTCCCAGGGGGCGTCCAGGGAGCGAGTAGGGAGGATTGAGATAGCCATTTTGCGAAGCTCCGTACGCGGGGGCTGAAGATCGCGGGTCTGATTCGGTCTGCGGGTTCCACGCCAATTTGCTGCGTTTGATGGATTGGTAGCCGCGCATGTTGgccagcctcgccgccgcctccgtcTCTTCGCTTGTGCGCTTTGCGGCAGCATTCCGCAAGGCAGCCTGTGAGCTATTTATATCGATGTGCATTACGCCAAAGTTGCCGTTCTTGTTGTcggccttgcccttgagtTTGCTGGGTACAGGATTCTTGACTCGGCCATCTGTGGTATGGATGGAGGCTCCATCCGGGCCATCGATGACATCTGAGCATTGCAATGAGCATATTCATTCTCTCAAAAGCCGCTCGATCGGACCCAACGAAGCATTGCGCCTACGTACCATGACTAGAAGTGCGGATCGGCGTTGAAGACCTTTTGCCGGGGATTGCAGACGATTCCGGCGCGCCGCCAGCCTTGGGGGCCACGTCTTCAGTCACAGGAGAATCGCCGAGGATGATGGTCGCAGAAGCTGCTACGGGCAAGGTCAGCGACAACACGGGCCGGGACGGTGGCGGAAAAGGCACCAGGCGAGGGGACGAACCTGTGGCtgcggccatggcgctgggAGAGGTCCCGGGATGATGCGCCCGCAGACCACTTCATGCCCACGCGTGGGCGAGGCGAATTGGGGCTCGAGAAGGATGCAGAGGGCCGCCTGGGTGTAGGGCAGAGACGGAATGGTGTTTTGGCCGAGGacgaaggagaagacgagcGAGAGCAAACAAACTGGCGCCGGAATTGCCGTCTCGGGGCGCCTCACATGGTCCGGAACTGCGGGGCGGTCAACGGTCGTTTGTATCGCCTTCAGACGCCTTGAGGTCGCGTTTTGCAGGCTGTTGTCATGTCCATGGCCTGACCAGAAGAGTTGGCGGTGCACGGCGCAAATCGTCCTCTTGATGTTGTCGACCCAGAGCAGACTAGCGCTGGCGGAGCGCCGTGGGTTTTATGCATCTTACGGGGAGCGGCAGCGCCACGGAAAAGGGCATCGCACAGACGAATATTGTTATATAGGTGCGAGCTGCAGAGCGCAATGCCGAGCTTATTCCACGCAAGGCGAGGGGCTGGCATTTAACGGGGCGTCTCAGTCGAGGTACTCGCTACTTTGGGTCGCCTGTCTCAGATTGCTTCCTGCACGCAGCGCCTCGTACTGAGTACCTGAGCGCCGCCCCCACTACCGGAGCTGCTAGCTGGACTGTCACTGGACCTCCAAGGCAATGCTCGCGAACTGCTTCTGCGTCGCAATCTATACATGTAGCTAAGCTGTCGATCGAAGCTTCTCTCgagcgctgctgcttctctttcaagGAGAAAGCTACGATTGTTTGCTGAGCCTGCACGTGAGAGCTTCCATCTAGCTAAGCCTTCTTTCATTATCTCTTCCTCTCGTTATTTGTTTCTCGCCTCattctcctcgtcttcttctcgtcggGTCTACTTCTACCTCCGTTTTTCGTCACCACCGCCATGTCAAGATATGCGTTGATATCGCTGCCCCAGAGCGCGTTCGACTCTGGGGACCGCGATGAGGCTATCTCGTCCCTAAGTGCGACAATAACGTCCGACAATGGCTCTGTGCTGCCGTTTAGCATCCCCGACTTCAAAATCGGAACTCTAGACCTGCTCGTCCAGCAAGCCGATGACTTGGCCAAGCTCGAGGGTGCGTGCCAGTCAGTCGTCGCCAAGGTTGCGGATTCCTTGCGCACGGTGCTCAACAATGACGAGGACCGGATGGCCTCGTACAAGATGGTCAACGATAGTTAGTCGAGCCAGATATGCGCTTCTATATGGATGATGTGGATGGTGGGGCTGACAGCTTGTGGCAGAGCCGACCGATCACTATCTGCGCAACTTTAGCTGGAACAAGATGAGATACCGAGCCGACAAGCCCATTGCTGATCTCATCGGCACTCTTCAGAAGGTATGGGCTTTacccctctctttcttcgttGCCGGCACAATGCCGGTTTTGTTTAGAGAAGCCCGTCCTAACTGAGGTCCAGGAGCTCAACACAGTCGACAACGACGTCAAGTCCAAGTTCAACCAGTACAACGCCGTCAAGACAAATCTTGCACAGCTCCAAAGGAGACAGACGTAAGTACTGTCCATCTGTCTATTTGCTCCTAGCTAATTGGCTTGATTCGGCTGCAGTGGCACCCTCGCGACGAAATCTCTCACCCCAATCGTAAAGCCATCCCTGCTCGTTCAAGACTCAGAGTACCTTGAAACTCACCTCATTGCCGTGCCGACGAATGCGAAGAAAGATTTTATTAAGAGCTACGAAACCCTCGCACCCATGGTGGTGCCTCGATCGTCCGTAGAGATCGACCACGACGATGAGTTCACGCTGTTCGCCGTCGTGACTTTTAAGAAGCATAGCGCCGAGTTTGTCCACAAGTGCCGAGAGCAGAAGTGGACACCTCGTCAGTACAAATATGTCGAAGGCGGccgcgaagaagagcagcgagagcTGGATCGTGTGACCAACGAAGAGCGCAAGGTCTGTGGCGAAGCTCTGCGCATGGGAAGGACTGGATGGAGCGAAAGTGTCATGATTTGGGTGCATGTCCTTACCTTGCGCGTCTTTGTTGAGGCTGTATTGCGATACGGATTGCCGCTGGACTATGCCACAGCTCTGATCAAGGTATGCTACATCATGCTATTTACTCTTTACGCCTGGCCTGTCCATAACCCTGACCCTTTCTTTGACTTGATGCCGCGTTACTATTTACCTATGGCTGCTAACTACCTCTGAAACAGACAACACCGAAGCTGGCCCccaaggcaaaggcagcgtTGGACTCAAAGTACTCATACCTGGGCGGAAATGCGTTCGGAAGGGATAAGCACGGTAGGGTCACGAAAGACGATGCTGCCCTTAGCTCAGAGATGGCCGCGGCGGGATTAGGGACCGGCGAAGGAAACGAGTACACGGCTTTTGTTTATTATGAGGCTGAATTTCCCTGAAGCGGATATAGAGAGAATTTCTTTCTAAAAGCGTCATGCGCCTGTATTCTATGTTTGTCGGTTCAACTTTCTTCTAAAGACTTTTAAAGACAATGTTTCACATTTTCcgtttccctcttcttctctatcaatcaatcaatcaaccTTCTAAGACCTTCTAGGAAAGAGGTCTAGAGTGACAAAGGCAAATAGCATCTACAGCCCATTAACCATGGGTGTCCTCATCTTACACTTGAATCCCAATATGACTTTTGTTACTGCATTTTCGTTATTTTTATTGttgcttttttaattcttgaCCTCTGCGCTCTTAATGTAGCCCTTTTCACTGAGCCAGTTTGTGATCTGCGCAACGCATTCCTCGACGGTATTCTCGTGAGTCTTGATTGTAATCTCGGCGTTCAAAGGCTCCTCATACGGCGCAGAGATGCCAGTGAACTCCTTGATCTCGCCAGCGCGGGCCTTTTTGTACAGGCCCTTGGGGTCGCGCTGCTCAGCCACTTCGAGGGGCACGTCGACAAAAACCTCGATAAAGGGAATGGGCTCGTCGGCGTCCTGGTTGGTCTGGGCGTGCAGCTGGCGCGCAAGATCGCGGTCGGCGCGGTAGGGCGAGATGAAGGAGGTGATGGCAATGGTGGCCGAGTCGGCAAAGAGCTTGGCGACCTCGCCGATGCGGCGGATGTTCTCGTTGCGGTCGGCCTCGGAGAAGCCCAGGTCCTTGTTGAGGCCGAAGCGCACGTTATCGCCGTCGAGGCGGTAGGCGGAGAGGCCCAGGTGCAGGAGGTGCTGCTCCAGGGCGGTGGCGACGGTGGACTTGCCCGAGGCGGAGAGGCCCGTCAGCCAGATTGTGAGGCCGCGCTGGGAGCGCAGCTGGTTGCGCTCGCGGCGGGAGAGGGACGGATGCCAGgtgatgttgctgttgggaTGCTGGAGTTAGCGACTTGGTTTTTGCTttgtaattatattaatGAGCGTGTGTAGTATTGTTTGCGCGAGGAGCGCATCATCTGGAGAAGTGGTGGGAAAAGTCGTGATAATGGGCTTTTGGAGGAGAGCGAGCCTCAACTGTCGCAAGGCGGGGGAGGGGCAATATAGACGGGTTACGCACGTGGCCATTGTGTATATGAGACGGGATTTAACAAGGAAAATGGAATTCCAATGAGATACGTCGCTTGTTTAACAAAGACAGAAAAATAAAGTagataaaaaaagacgaTGGGGAGAAAGTCAATGGAAAGAGGTGTGGAAATAAGAGTTGCGATATATAAAGGGATGGACGGTTTAATGGCGATATGCGAGATGGGCGATCATTCTGCATGCGTACGTACCTACTTCCACCATGACATTTCGGGCcctcgccgtcatcgccagccGTTATTTCTTCTCCGCGTACTGCTAGTactaacaaaaaaaataagttacaATCTAGTctagacaagaaaaaaacccACACTCAACCCCATATAAAGGCAGCTTTTCTAGAGATCGTTGGGCAAACTACGCCAAGGGGGATGATGTGCTCATTGAGGAGGCTGATGGCGACAGCCCGAAACCGCCGACTTCCGCTGTGTGATCCCCGCTGTTTTTTATGCTAAAaggcttttttcttccttctttgtAAGCAGTATAGCTACCTACCTGGCATGTCGTTTCACTGATGATGAGTCTCTATGTGGTTGTTTTATGCCAATGTAAAGCATCAAAAAGGCTCGGTTCTTCCTAATCGCTGTAAAAGACAATCCTTCGTCTACTCTAAACCTCTAGGTACTAACAAGTACCCTCTATTATCTCATATGTACAACGTATATCCTCATGTAATGTATCTGATAACTCTGTGTGTATATCCGATGCCTCCTGTCGCTTTCTCCCaggaataaaagtaaaatgaTTAAAAGAGCAATGCAAGTCAAAgcaaagtaaaaaagaaagatgccgCGTTCCTAATCTCCAGCCACCGCATCGTCAGCCCGACCAATCTCGCCCGCTCTCAGCAGTCCGCTATTCCATATAAATGCTTATACAATTGAGGGCATCAACTAAATTATTATGTCAGCGCCACGCATAGAAAAAGTTCAACAAACGGTCAAACTTACGGCTGCATACTTGGGCGAGATGAACAGTCCCTTCGCCTCGACCAACACCGTCGGCTTCTCGCCCGGCTCCGGCAACGTCTCGATGCTTCCCACAGACCACGCCTTGCGTCCCTCGACCTTTGTCGTCGTTCCGCGAAGCACCAGGAAGCTATTCGCCGGCGTCGGCTTGCGATAGTTGACCTCCAGGTTGGCCGTCACGGCAATGTTGTGCGGCAGCGCGCCAAAGCATCCCCGCGCCATGCCTTCGtccagcatcgtcgccagGAACCCTCCGTGGACAAGGCCCGGGTGGCCGCAGACCTGGTCGCCGATGTAGGTGATGCTGACAATGGACTTTCCGCCGTCTTCGATGAATGCGATTGGAGGGACCACCATCTTGCCGTTGCCCTGCAGGACGCCGGCGGTGAGGCTCTGGTTGCGGATGCCATTCGCCATCTTGAGGTGCGGCCGCGACTCCTTGAAATCGGGCCGTGATCGCAGTTCCTTGACCAGCGGGTGGTTGTTGATTGTGTCTTCGATGCGCTGGATCTCGTCGGTGTCGGGCACAAACAGCTTCGAAGTCTCGGCGTCTGTGAAGTGAGAAAAGCCCTGCTGTACCATCGAGTaccatgttgctgctgctccgatGCTTCCAAATGCGACGCCGTAGAGGATTAGGCCGAGACCTCGTCCGACTCGTCCCTTGGGAGCTGCCGCGGCTATGGAAAAGAATCCCAACGTTAGCCAACATCCCGTACGCCACTCAATAAACACACATAGAGACAAGACTCACCCTGTGCAGCCTCAGCATAGCATCGTCGCTGACCGGCCCCTTTGATCGCAGCAAGCGGCGACTGTTGGCCACTTCGAGCGATCTGACCGATTCGGCGCCCGCCACGAGCAACTTGTTGACCAAACATTCTGCCAAatatctcttttctctctctcttttctccttaATCCCAACTTTCGTCGCACGTCCCCTCtaataaaagaaacaagacaaaaagaacaacaaaaaaTTAGAGAAGCAAGACGATTGTATTAAAAAGAAGCGGGAATTACCGAGGCAAAGGCGATCCGATTGCGCGCCTAATTTACGGCACCTCCATCACGCCTTTGTTGGCGCATTTATTTGCCGATAAGATAAACTGATACGGGCTTATCGGTGCCCTGTTAGCCCGATTCTAGCCAACCTTGCGGCTTAGACCGTTCGGCGTATCCGAACTCGGTGTGGGGGAGAGCCTCGGCTCTATCCAAGTGATTATTGGTCGGGAATATTTTCCTTATTTGGCTGCCGTATCTTTTATTCATGGCTGCGATGAATTAGAAGGAGAAATCCAGCAAAGGTGTGTATAGTTTTCTTGATGATCGCGAGAAGATAGCATTCATAAAAAAACTCATCGCCTATTCGCCTCTGGCCcgggaagggaaaaaaaagaagagacccCTTTACTGTACATACCACTTACACACCACTTATACCCGAATGCTCCAAGTATTTCGTAGCCGCTTGAATTCTCGCCGCCTCAAAACAATTATTTTCCCTCTTATTAACATCTCTTTGTCTATTTTTAcaagtcatcttcttctcctgccaAAAGCTCTGCATAGTCATCCACAGACGCAAACGTAGGCAGGCCcttgagcatcttcttcctagCCCTGCGCTTGTCGCCCTTCTCTTTGTCTGACTTGGCCACATCAGGGGCAACCAGgccatcctcttcgtcgacatcctcttcgtctgaAAAGTCATTGAACTCTACGCCcatgtcatcatcctcgtcctcctcatcatcatcgccatccagTGACAGGGCAGGCGAGGAATCGTCGTCAGATGCCATATCCAGCTCATCCAAATCGTCAAAGCCAGCATCAGAAGCATCTTCGTCGATGTCAGGCTGGGCATTAACCAGTGCCTTCCAGATTTCATCCTCTTccgcatcttcatctgcctctGCGTCGCCTGTCGCGCGTGCCTTCTTAGTAGATTCCTTGGGCTCCTTGGAAACGTGCTGGAAGTATTtgtggaagaagacatcTTCAGCTGCCACGTCGTCTGCCTTCTTATTCCAGAATGCAGCAGAGTTGACTTGTGTTGTAGATGCGCTGCTGCGCCCACCACCGAGCCAAATATCTCCAATGTCCTTGGCCGCCTTGAGAGGCTGCATAATAGAAGCACCACGAGTATCTGAAGCCTTTGCGTTCCTGTAGACGAACTTATCCAGAAACTTGATGAGAGTGTGGCTCTCCATATCgggcttcatcatcttctggtTTCGATccagcagcgcagaggcGAATCTCTCCACGGCTGGGTGGAAGTGCTGTTGAATAGGAACCTGGAACAATGGATTAGTCATTCGTATTGCACATTGTGTGGCTGTAAGAGAGTGAACATACCATTTCCCACAAACAGCTTCTATGAGCGTTGCTGTGTACGGGATCTCTTTTGCGCCCATCGTACGTTGGACGGTCCTCAGGcgcctcatcatcaaatACTGATTCTTCCGGTTCCTCAACCAGCGTTGAAATATCAGGAAAGGTTTGCCTTAGATGAGAGATAACGTAGAGCAAACCACAGATAAAGGGGGGCTGGTGGAGACCTGATACCTGCAGCATTCGCTTTGCGAAAGCCTTGACTCTTCTCACATCAACATCGTTCTTCAGTGCTCGCAGTAACAGATTCAAGTAAAGCGCTTGTTTTGAAGAGTTTATGAGACGTGGATCCAGCAGTGACTCGTACAGCGTCCGATAGAAGCGGTCGCTGCCCATATTTTTTGTCGTAGAGAGATGCTGAATTAAGAGTAGAGCTTGGATACCGGTGTTGAAGTTGGCAGAGTGCGCAATTTTGAAGAGAGTATCAAGATGGCGTTCCAAACTAGTGACAAGTCATTAGCATCCACAGAGGCACAGCATAGCATTAGTTGTTTTGTAAGTACTTACACCGTATCGTTGGTGCCTACAAATGGTGCGGCACGGTTCACACCGGTCAACAGGGCAGACACAAGCTTATCAGTCGCCTCGGCTTCTGGGATAGATGGGGCTGCAGCCTTGAACTGTTTGCCCTTCTTTCCGAACGAGCCTTTGCCAGATTTCTGCGTCTTGTTGGGTTCATCCTCTGTCGGCATTCCAAGCTTTCCAGTTTTGAGAATTGTGGCGAAAAGGCCAAAGTAGATGCGAAGAAGGGACTCAGCCACTGCTGGCTCTTTGTTTGAGAGAATTGTTTGGTTGAGCGTGTTGATGGCATAGTAGCGCACTCGATGATCTGCTGAAGGTCGAAGAAGGATCTCCTGTTCTATTGTTCGCACGATGATCGGCCTCATGCCAGGATGTGAATTTTGCAGCTGCAAGAGAAGATATGAAGCTCGGGAAGAGATCTTTCGGTCGCGATCGCCAAGCTTGTTAACCAGGAGAGTGAGAAGGTTTGATTCCTGTTCCGGCTTGTCCTTGAGTAAGGCATAGACAAAGTCGACGGCTCTCATTCTTGAATACTCAATTTCATCAGAGCACCAGACTTCCAAGAGCTGGATCATTTTGAAATAAGTGTCCTTCAACCAGTCTTCGTAAGCCCAAGAGATCAAATGAGCTTGTGTAATTTTACCAGGAAGCGGCTGGCTTGGAGCCCAAATTTTGGCGGAAGCGCGTTGAAGAGAGCCCAGAAGCCCAGGCTGAGCTTGAAAGTTCCTCAATCGTCGGTCTGATGGCAGCACTGTGCCGGGGCCGAGCATATCCACGAGTGCTCCTATAGCTCCAATGGCTTGGGCTCGGCTTTTCTTGGAAGCCAGGTTCATCAAAGAATCGAATGCGCGAATGTTGTGAACGGGGGACTCTTGACAAGCCAAGGTGAGGGCGGAAATCTTGTCTGTAAGAGTACCAGATGTCATGATGGTGGCAAGAAATTTGTGAGATGAAGACGCAAAGATGGTCGTTCTATATTTCGCCGCCTCTGTCTCCAAGAGATATTTTCCATGCTCTTTTAGTGAGTTTATGGCCGACATGAAGGGACCAATGTCATCGACTTGGGGTTCAGGCAGTTGGGCCAACCTGGCAGCGTGCCAGTCCGCGCGCGGTTCGAAAATCTAGTTTACTAAGTTAGTTGTCAGAGATGCCATTGACTCAAGGATATCAACTTACCAGGCCTTCAACCCTTCGCATTTCATTCTCTGCGGgtcccttttcttttggggCTTTGAGGGTTTCGCTTTTGCCCTTGTTCTTATTCTTGTTGCTGACCTCTTCCTCgctctcatcatcgtcttcttcttcgtcttcttcttctacgtcctcctcctcctcctcttcgtcgctAGCATCATCGGGTATCATTCCGGAGAAACCAAGTTCTTTTGAAAGAGCTGCTAGTTCATCCTTCAGTCCCTTGTCTACCGGTGCCTTTGATCCTGAAGTAACTTCATCATCAGATGCAACGTCGTTGATCAGGTGCCagtcctcttcatctcctcccagGGCCTTAATCTCAGCTAGCAAAGCATCTTTATCATCGCTGGTGCCGTTCGTGGCTGGTGCGCCCTCGGAATCGCGCTGCTTTCGCTGTTTCTGCTTGCCAGACACTTCAGTAGGCGGATTCTTTCGCTTGTATGGATTGCCGTTCAATTTCGCTTCAATTTGAGAAGTGATTTGAGACATTCCGTTCTGAAGGCGCGCCGCATAGTCGTTCGAGCGCTTCGgccctttgcttttcttggATTGCTTCGCCATAGCGTAGATGCGCCGCTGTCTAGGTGGTAAAATTGGCTGCTTCAAATTTCAGATTCAGAATGCGATTCGATGCAAGTATTTTTTTGAAATATTTCTTATCTTATCGCCCCATCAAATGCGGGCGTTTATCGCGGCTACTCTTAGCGCAGCGCGTCTAAGGGACCATCTCAGTTGTCTTGGATCTAACACTCGCTCTTCATTGGTGGCCATGTTGAGACTTGTCTCGTTGTGAGGTGCATAATCACTATCGTTTCTGGATAATTATGTAAATTTTAGAATGGATTGAAGTGTCGATCGCTGAACATGCGTGCTTCAAATTTGATTTACCGCGGCGGACTTCGCCCACTAACAGCCGCTCAAACCTCGAACCACATCCGAGTCTTTTCACTGCCGTTTTTTGCTCAGTCCACTCGGCTTAGATCAACCCTGTCGAAGATATGGGTGCCCACTGGTGGTGTCACGGCCACTGAGGGCGAAAGTATGAAGCTATTTGCTTATCGGTGTGACGGAATGTCGAGCTAATTGCT is a window encoding:
- a CDS encoding uncharacterized protein (EggNog:ENOG41); its protein translation is MHIDINSSQAALRNAAAKRTSEETEAAARLANMRGYQSIKRSKLAWNPQTESDPRSSAPAYGASQNGYLNPPYSLPGRPLGPLPHEAKAEQARLLTLLRSLNPLVVVDQMCKALAYFGGIPGAPSSHEFDFPDSGRNNGQGSIFVGWVAEIFPPVEGNPSALALHPSLQTADIASAAAPTAVVALDAPASAPTQAPALPDSANTAAPPAQPASTASLSEPARNPPEGQNVTGEATATPVKRPRGRPKGSKSSKPRIDKGMKKSDLALHSSSQVDGGGSQLSQSDLGRRPDGSVEQSQNGLVNPAYHGDMPGHLDPDSSIMSTPGTGKKRGRPKGSKNRPKNTPEAGQAASENPHALLPASSTSNPIAQSPLSHKATDGQNNISSFANTMPPRPEQHQHPSPPLPENATTQHAAHIANRAPQGSQPAFPAVSSWAGAAMQSLDQFRSINNHSHPKKRKGGDPAQVARESLATIAATDPSSHMRQGDDTPLHNTASDQTHMKRRRVSRESLQNPIFNNIDPQPGRVGMTTSPVLNNSYNSISQTMASNSFDTQLANASAAVRQASSQQHLQQQQQPHHHHSQRSPTQPQPQGQTQSLQNQPQPQPQPQPQSQPQSQQYAPQRPHPQNAGMRPPLQLQHMPPGSSRPRAPSQMYGSSPTSMSSQGFYSQARQLPGQLGHAATNSGSFARGTGSNQASPFGSSSNSNMARQSSNDARTASLSQQASLAISRSQSGHTPTARHASSDFASSQQVPATSASAPSTTGLGHFSSFTEHSYLDMDYGLNERDVQDSAAAFGDSTPLDVAMVEPNMRGGLYQAMGRP
- a CDS encoding uncharacterized protein (EggNog:ENOG41) — its product is MAAATAASATIILGDSPVTEDVAPKAGGAPESSAIPGKRSSTPIRTSSHDVIDGPDGASIHTTDGRVKNPVPSKLKGKADNKNGNFGVMHIDINSSQAALRNAAAKRTSEETEAAARLANMRGYQSIKRSKLAWNPQTESDPRSSAPAYGASQNGYLNPPYSLPGRPLGPLPHEAKAEQARLLTLLRSLNPLVVVDQMCKALAYFGGIPGAPSSHEFDFPDSGRNNGQGSIFVGWVAEIFPPVEGNPSALALHPSLQTADIASAAAPTAVVALDAPASAPTQAPALPDSANTAAPPAQPASTASLSEPARNPPEGQNVTGEATATPVKRPRGRPKGSKSSKPRIDKGMKKSDLALHSSSQVDGGGSQLSQSDLGRRPDGSVEQSQNGLVNPAYHGDMPGHLDPDSSIMSTPGTGKKRGRPKGSKNRPKNTPEAGQAASENPHALLPASSTSNPIAQSPLSHKATDGQNNISSFANTMPPRPEQHQHPSPPLPENATTQHAAHIANRAPQGSQPAFPAVSSWAGAAMQSLDQFRSINNHSHPKKRKGGDPAQVARESLATIAATDPSSHMRQGDDTPLHNTASDQTHMKRRRVSRESLQNPIFNNIDPQPGRVGMTTSPVLNNSYNSISQTMASNSFDTQLANASAAVRQASSQQHLQQQQQPHHHHSQRSPTQPQPQGQTQSLQNQPQPQPQPQPQSQPQSQQYAPQRPHPQNAGMRPPLQLQHMPPGSSRPRAPSQMYGSSPTSMSSQGFYSQARQLPGQLGHAATNSGSFARGTGSNQASPFGSSSNSNMARQSSNDARTASLSQQASLAISRSQSGHTPTARHASSDFASSQQVPATSASAPSTTGLGHFSSFTEHSYLDMDYGLNERDVQDSAAAFGDSTPLDVAMVEPNMRGGLYQAMGRP
- a CDS encoding uncharacterized protein (TransMembrane:1 (i57-76o)) is translated as MFGQQVARGGRRIGQIARSGQQSPLAAIKGAGQRRCYAEAAQAAAAPKGRVGRGLGLILYGVAFGSIGAAATWYSMVQQGFSHFTDAETSKLFVPDTDEIQRIEDTINNHPLVKELRSRPDFKESRPHLKMANGIRNQSLTAGVLQGNGKMVVPPIAFIEDGGKSIVSITYIGDQVCGHPGLVHGGFLATMLDEGMARGCFGALPHNIAVTANLEVNYRKPTPANSFLVLRGTTTKVEGRKAWSVGSIETLPEPGEKPTVLVEAKGLFISPKYAALMPSIV